Proteins encoded within one genomic window of Cucumis sativus cultivar 9930 chromosome 3, Cucumber_9930_V3, whole genome shotgun sequence:
- the LOC101222280 gene encoding protein CHROMATIN REMODELING 8 isoform X1 gives MEEVEDRIFLNSLGVTSANPEDIERDLLNEAKKKSENGVEVGGIEEENVCDKLDTTDSPSASHVQLYQKLRAVEYEIDAVASTVEPGEKLERNEQHSCVSTDSQKHAREEDSVSASGDGLQHALAVDRLRSLKKTQHQLKNELFHLNDKHAKTILEIVKDRSKPKRKSKEVKKSGNDGGKRLKVVSFDEDNDFDAALDAATVGFVETERDELVRKGILTPFHKLKGFERRLQSPGQSSLQNPRGSRDEVKEEEEENDDFASDSVARALRSMSVAAQARPTTKLLDPDALPKLDPPTRPFYRLKTPAKVPLSAEDKPTTKTKSKQTRRPLPDKKYRRQIAMEERDKEATENMSDGLATSSSEREDSGDLEDDVNELSFVTLEGGLKIPQSIFDELFDYQKVGVQWLWELHCQRAGGIIGDEMGLGKTVQVLSFLGALHFSNIYKPSIIVCPVTLVRQWKREARKWCPRLLAEILHDSAHDPTYKNMREKSDGSDESEDSEGSDYRKNSQPKGTKRWDALINRVLRSESGLLITTYEQLRLLGDKLLDIEWGYAILDEGHRIRNPNAEVTLVCKQLQTVHRIIMTGSPIQNKLKELWSLFDFVFPGKLGVLPVFEAEFAVPISVGGYANASPLQVSTAYRCAVVLRDLIMPYLLRRMKADVNAHLPKKTEHVLFCSLTSEQRSVYRAFLASSEVKSILDGNRNSLSGIDVMRKICNHPDLLEREHAFQNPDYGNPERSGKMKVVEQVLKVWKEQGHRVLLFAQTQQMLDILERFLVGGGYTYRRMDGGTPVKQRMALIDEFNNSCEVFVFILTTKVGGLGTNLTGADRVIIFDPDWNPSTDMQARERAWRIGQQRDVTVYRLITRGTIEEKVYHRQIYKHFLTNKILKNPQQKRFFKARDMKDLFTLNEDGMDGSTETSNIFSALTDSVNVVGVQKNEKDGQKSSSGSVLFADSADENLCKSEIETSGRSSSIEGQGGGADEDTNILKSLFDAHGIHSAVNHDIIINADDGEKIRLEEQASQVARRAAEALRQSRMLRSNESVSVPTWTGKAGTAGAPSSVRRKFGSTVNTLVVTNNSKSSNEVSKNGTIHLNGHAAGTSCGKALSSADLLAKIRGNQERAISAGLEHQSTSSTNNVRTVGVGSSRSSSKNLSVVQPEVLIRQICTFIHQRGGAAASASIVEHFKDRIPSNDLPLFKNLLKEIAILEKSSSGSFWVLKAEYKQ, from the exons ATGGAGGAGGTGGAGGATCGGATTTTTCTCAACAGTTTGGGTGTAACGTCAGCTAATCCCGAGGATATAGAGCGGGACTTGTTGAATGAG GCGAAAAAGAAGAGTGAGAACGGTGTTGAAGTTGGAGGgattgaagaagagaatgtTTGTGATAAGTTAGATACTACTGATTCACCTTCTGCCAGTCATGTGCAGCTCTACCAGAAGCTTAGGGCTGTAGAATATGAGATAGATGCTGTTGCATCAACAGTGGAACCAGGGGAGAAACTTGAAAGGAATGAACAACATTCTTGCGTCAGCACGGACTCCCAGAAACATGCGCGTGAAGAGGATAGTGTCTCAGCTTCTGGAGATGGCCTTCAGCATGCCCTAGCAGTTGACAGGCTAAGAAGCCTGAAGAAAACCCAACATCAGTTGAAGAATgaactttttcatttgaacGACAAGCATGCCAAGACAATATTGGAGATAGTCAAGGACAGATCAAAACCTAAGAGAAAATCTAAAGAGGTTAAGAAATCAGGTAACGATGGAGGGAAGAGGTTGAAAGTTGTGTCATTTGATGAAGATAATGATTTTGACGCAGCTTTGGATGCAGCCACTGTGGGCTTTGTTGAAACA GAAAGAGATGAATTGGTGCGGAAGGGAATTTTAACACCATTTCACAAGCTAAAGGGCTTTGAACGCCGTCTTCAGAGTCCAGGGCAATCTAGTCTTCAGAACCCTAGAGGATCAAGGGATGAAGtaaaggaggaagaagaggaaaatgaTGATTTTGCTTCTGACAGTGTTGCTAGAGCCCTCCGGTCAATGTCAGTGGCTGCACAAGCTCGACCAACCACTAAACTTCTTGATCCAGATGCTTTGCCAAAGCTTGATCCACCAACCCGTCCTTTCTACAGGTTAAAAACACCTGCAAAGGTTCCCCTATCTGCAGAAGACAAACCTACAACGAAAACAAAATCCAAGCAGACTAGACGGCCTTTGCCAGACAAAAAATATAGAAGACAAATTGCTATGGAGGAAAGAGACAAGGAAGCTACTG AGAATATGTCAGATGGTTTGGCTACATCAAGTTCTGAAAGAGAAGATTCGGGAGATTTAGAAGATGATGTTAACGAACTTTCTTTTGTAACACTTGAAGGCGGGCTGAAAATTCCTCAGAGTATATTTGATGAACTATTTGATTACCAAAAAGTTGGGGTGCAGTGGTTATGGGAATTGCACTGCCAAAGAGCAGGTGGAATTATTGGAGATGAGATGGGCCTTGGAAAGACAGTCCAGGTCTTGTCCTTTTTAGGTGCATTGCATTTCAGTAACATTTATAAACCAAGCATCATTGTCTGCCCTGTTACACTAGTTAGACAGTGGAAGAGGGAGGCACGGAAATGGTGCCCAAGACTTTTGGCAGAAATCTTACATGATTCTGCTCATGATCCCACTTACAAGAATATGCGAGAAAAATCTGATGGAAGTGATGAAAGTGAAGATTCAGAGGGAAGTGACTATAGGAAAAACTCACAGCCTAAAGGCACTAAAAGATGGGATGCCTTGATAAACCGTGTTTTGAGGTCAGAATCGGGTTTGCTGATTACCACTTACGAACAACTACGACTGTTAGGTGATAAATTGCTTGACATTGAGTGGGGTTATGCAATCCTGGATGAAGGGCATCGCATTCGAAACCCAAATGCTGAAGTCACTTTAGTTTGCAAGCAGCTACAGACAGTTCACCGCATAATAATGACTGGCTCTCCAATTCAGAATAAATTGAAAGAGTTGTGGTccttgtttgattttgttttcccTGGGAAGCTGGGGGTGTTGCCTGTATTTGAAGCAGAGTTTGCAGTTCCTATATCTGTGGGTGGCTATGCTAATGCCTCTCCGTTGCAAGTATCAACTGCATATAG GTGTGCTGTTGTTCTCCGTGACTTAATTATGCCCTATCTTCTTAGAAGGATGAAAGCCGATGTAAATGCTCATTTGCCAAAGAAGACTGAACACGTCCTCTTCTGTAGCCTTACTTCTGAACAACGTTCTGTCTATAGAGCATTCCTTGCAAGCTCTGAAGTGAAGAGTATTTTGGATGGAAATAGAAATTCTCTTTCTGGAATTGATGTAATGCGTAAAATTTGCAATCACCCAGATCTCCTCGAGAGAGAACACGCTTTCCAGAATCCTGACTATGGGAATCCTGAACGTAGTGGAAAAATGAAGGTGGTTGAGCAAGTGCTGAAGGTCTGGAAGGAGCAAGGTCACCGTGTTCTTCTTTTCGCTCAGACGCAGCAGATGCTTGATATTTTAGAGAGATTTCTGGTTGGAGGTGGTTATACTTATAGGAGGATGGATGGTGGAACTCCCGTCAAACAGAGAATGGCCTTGATTGATGAATTCAATAACTCCTGTGAggtgtttgtttttattttaacaaccAAGGTTGGCGGTCTGGGAACCAACCTAACTGGAGCAGATAGAGTGATAATCTTTGACCCTGATTGGAATCCGTCGACTGACATGCAG GCTAGGGAGCGTGCTTGGCGTATTGGTCAACAGCGGGATGTAACAGTGTATAGATTGATAACTCGTGGAACTATAGAGGAGAAAGTGTACCATCGACAGATATATAAGCATTTTCTCACTAATAAGATATTAAAGAACCCACAGCAGAAAAGGTTCTTTAAGGCTAGAGACATGAAGGATCTCTTTACACTGAACGAGGATGGGATGGATGGATCAACAGAGACATCAAATATTTTCAGTGCGTTGACTGATAGTGTAAATGTTGTTGGTGTTCAGAAAAATGAGAAGGATGGGCAAAAATCTAGCAGTGGCTCAGTTCTGTTTGCAGATTCTGCTGATGAAAACCTATGCAAATCAGAGATTGAAACTTCTGGAAGGAGTAGTTCCATCGAGGGCCAGGGTGGTGGAGCAGACGAGGACACAAATATCTTGAAGAGCCTTTTTGATGCACATGGTATTCAT AGCGCTGTTAATCATGATATCATTATTAATGCTGATGATGGGGAGAAGATACGGCTAGAGGAGCAAGCTTCTCAAGTTGCACGTAGAGCAGCCGAGGCATTGCGCCAGTCTAGAATGCTGCGGAGTAACGAGAGCGTCTCAGTTCCAACATGGACTGGAAAAGCTGGAACTGCTGGTGCACCATCGTCTGTTCGTCGGAAGTTTGGTTCAACCGTTAACACTCTGGTGGTAACCAACAATTCCAAATCCTCGAATGAAGTATCTAAAAATGGAACTATCCATTTAAATGGTCATGCAGCTGGCACATCTTGTGGAAAGGCCTTATCCTCAGCAGATCTGCTGGCTAAAATTCGAGGAAACCAAGAAAGAGCAATCAGCGCTGGGCTTGAACATCAATCAACTAGTTCAACAAATAATGTAAGAACTGTTGGTGTTGGTTCTTCTCGGTCGTCGTCGAAGAACTTATCTGTAGTACAACCTGAAGTATTGATTCGTCAGATATGCACATTTATTCATCAAAGAGGTGGAGCAGCTGCTTCAGCCAGTATTGTAGAGCATTTTAAGGACAGGATACCATCAAACGACTTGCCCTTGTTTAAGAATCTATTGAAAGAGATAGCGATATTGGAGAAAAGCTCCAGTGGTTCATTCTGGGTTCTTAAGGCAGAGTATAAACAGTAA
- the LOC101222280 gene encoding protein CHROMATIN REMODELING 8 isoform X2 — protein MKIMILTQLWMQPLWALLKQDELVRKGILTPFHKLKGFERRLQSPGQSSLQNPRGSRDEVKEEEEENDDFASDSVARALRSMSVAAQARPTTKLLDPDALPKLDPPTRPFYRLKTPAKVPLSAEDKPTTKTKSKQTRRPLPDKKYRRQIAMEERDKEATENMSDGLATSSSEREDSGDLEDDVNELSFVTLEGGLKIPQSIFDELFDYQKVGVQWLWELHCQRAGGIIGDEMGLGKTVQVLSFLGALHFSNIYKPSIIVCPVTLVRQWKREARKWCPRLLAEILHDSAHDPTYKNMREKSDGSDESEDSEGSDYRKNSQPKGTKRWDALINRVLRSESGLLITTYEQLRLLGDKLLDIEWGYAILDEGHRIRNPNAEVTLVCKQLQTVHRIIMTGSPIQNKLKELWSLFDFVFPGKLGVLPVFEAEFAVPISVGGYANASPLQVSTAYRCAVVLRDLIMPYLLRRMKADVNAHLPKKTEHVLFCSLTSEQRSVYRAFLASSEVKSILDGNRNSLSGIDVMRKICNHPDLLEREHAFQNPDYGNPERSGKMKVVEQVLKVWKEQGHRVLLFAQTQQMLDILERFLVGGGYTYRRMDGGTPVKQRMALIDEFNNSCEVFVFILTTKVGGLGTNLTGADRVIIFDPDWNPSTDMQARERAWRIGQQRDVTVYRLITRGTIEEKVYHRQIYKHFLTNKILKNPQQKRFFKARDMKDLFTLNEDGMDGSTETSNIFSALTDSVNVVGVQKNEKDGQKSSSGSVLFADSADENLCKSEIETSGRSSSIEGQGGGADEDTNILKSLFDAHGIHSAVNHDIIINADDGEKIRLEEQASQVARRAAEALRQSRMLRSNESVSVPTWTGKAGTAGAPSSVRRKFGSTVNTLVVTNNSKSSNEVSKNGTIHLNGHAAGTSCGKALSSADLLAKIRGNQERAISAGLEHQSTSSTNNVRTVGVGSSRSSSKNLSVVQPEVLIRQICTFIHQRGGAAASASIVEHFKDRIPSNDLPLFKNLLKEIAILEKSSSGSFWVLKAEYKQ, from the exons ATGAAGATAATGATTTTGACGCAGCTTTGGATGCAGCCACTGTGGGCTTTGTTGAAACA AGATGAATTGGTGCGGAAGGGAATTTTAACACCATTTCACAAGCTAAAGGGCTTTGAACGCCGTCTTCAGAGTCCAGGGCAATCTAGTCTTCAGAACCCTAGAGGATCAAGGGATGAAGtaaaggaggaagaagaggaaaatgaTGATTTTGCTTCTGACAGTGTTGCTAGAGCCCTCCGGTCAATGTCAGTGGCTGCACAAGCTCGACCAACCACTAAACTTCTTGATCCAGATGCTTTGCCAAAGCTTGATCCACCAACCCGTCCTTTCTACAGGTTAAAAACACCTGCAAAGGTTCCCCTATCTGCAGAAGACAAACCTACAACGAAAACAAAATCCAAGCAGACTAGACGGCCTTTGCCAGACAAAAAATATAGAAGACAAATTGCTATGGAGGAAAGAGACAAGGAAGCTACTG AGAATATGTCAGATGGTTTGGCTACATCAAGTTCTGAAAGAGAAGATTCGGGAGATTTAGAAGATGATGTTAACGAACTTTCTTTTGTAACACTTGAAGGCGGGCTGAAAATTCCTCAGAGTATATTTGATGAACTATTTGATTACCAAAAAGTTGGGGTGCAGTGGTTATGGGAATTGCACTGCCAAAGAGCAGGTGGAATTATTGGAGATGAGATGGGCCTTGGAAAGACAGTCCAGGTCTTGTCCTTTTTAGGTGCATTGCATTTCAGTAACATTTATAAACCAAGCATCATTGTCTGCCCTGTTACACTAGTTAGACAGTGGAAGAGGGAGGCACGGAAATGGTGCCCAAGACTTTTGGCAGAAATCTTACATGATTCTGCTCATGATCCCACTTACAAGAATATGCGAGAAAAATCTGATGGAAGTGATGAAAGTGAAGATTCAGAGGGAAGTGACTATAGGAAAAACTCACAGCCTAAAGGCACTAAAAGATGGGATGCCTTGATAAACCGTGTTTTGAGGTCAGAATCGGGTTTGCTGATTACCACTTACGAACAACTACGACTGTTAGGTGATAAATTGCTTGACATTGAGTGGGGTTATGCAATCCTGGATGAAGGGCATCGCATTCGAAACCCAAATGCTGAAGTCACTTTAGTTTGCAAGCAGCTACAGACAGTTCACCGCATAATAATGACTGGCTCTCCAATTCAGAATAAATTGAAAGAGTTGTGGTccttgtttgattttgttttcccTGGGAAGCTGGGGGTGTTGCCTGTATTTGAAGCAGAGTTTGCAGTTCCTATATCTGTGGGTGGCTATGCTAATGCCTCTCCGTTGCAAGTATCAACTGCATATAG GTGTGCTGTTGTTCTCCGTGACTTAATTATGCCCTATCTTCTTAGAAGGATGAAAGCCGATGTAAATGCTCATTTGCCAAAGAAGACTGAACACGTCCTCTTCTGTAGCCTTACTTCTGAACAACGTTCTGTCTATAGAGCATTCCTTGCAAGCTCTGAAGTGAAGAGTATTTTGGATGGAAATAGAAATTCTCTTTCTGGAATTGATGTAATGCGTAAAATTTGCAATCACCCAGATCTCCTCGAGAGAGAACACGCTTTCCAGAATCCTGACTATGGGAATCCTGAACGTAGTGGAAAAATGAAGGTGGTTGAGCAAGTGCTGAAGGTCTGGAAGGAGCAAGGTCACCGTGTTCTTCTTTTCGCTCAGACGCAGCAGATGCTTGATATTTTAGAGAGATTTCTGGTTGGAGGTGGTTATACTTATAGGAGGATGGATGGTGGAACTCCCGTCAAACAGAGAATGGCCTTGATTGATGAATTCAATAACTCCTGTGAggtgtttgtttttattttaacaaccAAGGTTGGCGGTCTGGGAACCAACCTAACTGGAGCAGATAGAGTGATAATCTTTGACCCTGATTGGAATCCGTCGACTGACATGCAG GCTAGGGAGCGTGCTTGGCGTATTGGTCAACAGCGGGATGTAACAGTGTATAGATTGATAACTCGTGGAACTATAGAGGAGAAAGTGTACCATCGACAGATATATAAGCATTTTCTCACTAATAAGATATTAAAGAACCCACAGCAGAAAAGGTTCTTTAAGGCTAGAGACATGAAGGATCTCTTTACACTGAACGAGGATGGGATGGATGGATCAACAGAGACATCAAATATTTTCAGTGCGTTGACTGATAGTGTAAATGTTGTTGGTGTTCAGAAAAATGAGAAGGATGGGCAAAAATCTAGCAGTGGCTCAGTTCTGTTTGCAGATTCTGCTGATGAAAACCTATGCAAATCAGAGATTGAAACTTCTGGAAGGAGTAGTTCCATCGAGGGCCAGGGTGGTGGAGCAGACGAGGACACAAATATCTTGAAGAGCCTTTTTGATGCACATGGTATTCAT AGCGCTGTTAATCATGATATCATTATTAATGCTGATGATGGGGAGAAGATACGGCTAGAGGAGCAAGCTTCTCAAGTTGCACGTAGAGCAGCCGAGGCATTGCGCCAGTCTAGAATGCTGCGGAGTAACGAGAGCGTCTCAGTTCCAACATGGACTGGAAAAGCTGGAACTGCTGGTGCACCATCGTCTGTTCGTCGGAAGTTTGGTTCAACCGTTAACACTCTGGTGGTAACCAACAATTCCAAATCCTCGAATGAAGTATCTAAAAATGGAACTATCCATTTAAATGGTCATGCAGCTGGCACATCTTGTGGAAAGGCCTTATCCTCAGCAGATCTGCTGGCTAAAATTCGAGGAAACCAAGAAAGAGCAATCAGCGCTGGGCTTGAACATCAATCAACTAGTTCAACAAATAATGTAAGAACTGTTGGTGTTGGTTCTTCTCGGTCGTCGTCGAAGAACTTATCTGTAGTACAACCTGAAGTATTGATTCGTCAGATATGCACATTTATTCATCAAAGAGGTGGAGCAGCTGCTTCAGCCAGTATTGTAGAGCATTTTAAGGACAGGATACCATCAAACGACTTGCCCTTGTTTAAGAATCTATTGAAAGAGATAGCGATATTGGAGAAAAGCTCCAGTGGTTCATTCTGGGTTCTTAAGGCAGAGTATAAACAGTAA
- the LOC101222280 gene encoding protein CHROMATIN REMODELING 8 isoform X3 has protein sequence MLYSERDELVRKGILTPFHKLKGFERRLQSPGQSSLQNPRGSRDEVKEEEEENDDFASDSVARALRSMSVAAQARPTTKLLDPDALPKLDPPTRPFYRLKTPAKVPLSAEDKPTTKTKSKQTRRPLPDKKYRRQIAMEERDKEATENMSDGLATSSSEREDSGDLEDDVNELSFVTLEGGLKIPQSIFDELFDYQKVGVQWLWELHCQRAGGIIGDEMGLGKTVQVLSFLGALHFSNIYKPSIIVCPVTLVRQWKREARKWCPRLLAEILHDSAHDPTYKNMREKSDGSDESEDSEGSDYRKNSQPKGTKRWDALINRVLRSESGLLITTYEQLRLLGDKLLDIEWGYAILDEGHRIRNPNAEVTLVCKQLQTVHRIIMTGSPIQNKLKELWSLFDFVFPGKLGVLPVFEAEFAVPISVGGYANASPLQVSTAYRCAVVLRDLIMPYLLRRMKADVNAHLPKKTEHVLFCSLTSEQRSVYRAFLASSEVKSILDGNRNSLSGIDVMRKICNHPDLLEREHAFQNPDYGNPERSGKMKVVEQVLKVWKEQGHRVLLFAQTQQMLDILERFLVGGGYTYRRMDGGTPVKQRMALIDEFNNSCEVFVFILTTKVGGLGTNLTGADRVIIFDPDWNPSTDMQARERAWRIGQQRDVTVYRLITRGTIEEKVYHRQIYKHFLTNKILKNPQQKRFFKARDMKDLFTLNEDGMDGSTETSNIFSALTDSVNVVGVQKNEKDGQKSSSGSVLFADSADENLCKSEIETSGRSSSIEGQGGGADEDTNILKSLFDAHGIHSAVNHDIIINADDGEKIRLEEQASQVARRAAEALRQSRMLRSNESVSVPTWTGKAGTAGAPSSVRRKFGSTVNTLVVTNNSKSSNEVSKNGTIHLNGHAAGTSCGKALSSADLLAKIRGNQERAISAGLEHQSTSSTNNVRTVGVGSSRSSSKNLSVVQPEVLIRQICTFIHQRGGAAASASIVEHFKDRIPSNDLPLFKNLLKEIAILEKSSSGSFWVLKAEYKQ, from the exons ATGCTGTACTCT GAAAGAGATGAATTGGTGCGGAAGGGAATTTTAACACCATTTCACAAGCTAAAGGGCTTTGAACGCCGTCTTCAGAGTCCAGGGCAATCTAGTCTTCAGAACCCTAGAGGATCAAGGGATGAAGtaaaggaggaagaagaggaaaatgaTGATTTTGCTTCTGACAGTGTTGCTAGAGCCCTCCGGTCAATGTCAGTGGCTGCACAAGCTCGACCAACCACTAAACTTCTTGATCCAGATGCTTTGCCAAAGCTTGATCCACCAACCCGTCCTTTCTACAGGTTAAAAACACCTGCAAAGGTTCCCCTATCTGCAGAAGACAAACCTACAACGAAAACAAAATCCAAGCAGACTAGACGGCCTTTGCCAGACAAAAAATATAGAAGACAAATTGCTATGGAGGAAAGAGACAAGGAAGCTACTG AGAATATGTCAGATGGTTTGGCTACATCAAGTTCTGAAAGAGAAGATTCGGGAGATTTAGAAGATGATGTTAACGAACTTTCTTTTGTAACACTTGAAGGCGGGCTGAAAATTCCTCAGAGTATATTTGATGAACTATTTGATTACCAAAAAGTTGGGGTGCAGTGGTTATGGGAATTGCACTGCCAAAGAGCAGGTGGAATTATTGGAGATGAGATGGGCCTTGGAAAGACAGTCCAGGTCTTGTCCTTTTTAGGTGCATTGCATTTCAGTAACATTTATAAACCAAGCATCATTGTCTGCCCTGTTACACTAGTTAGACAGTGGAAGAGGGAGGCACGGAAATGGTGCCCAAGACTTTTGGCAGAAATCTTACATGATTCTGCTCATGATCCCACTTACAAGAATATGCGAGAAAAATCTGATGGAAGTGATGAAAGTGAAGATTCAGAGGGAAGTGACTATAGGAAAAACTCACAGCCTAAAGGCACTAAAAGATGGGATGCCTTGATAAACCGTGTTTTGAGGTCAGAATCGGGTTTGCTGATTACCACTTACGAACAACTACGACTGTTAGGTGATAAATTGCTTGACATTGAGTGGGGTTATGCAATCCTGGATGAAGGGCATCGCATTCGAAACCCAAATGCTGAAGTCACTTTAGTTTGCAAGCAGCTACAGACAGTTCACCGCATAATAATGACTGGCTCTCCAATTCAGAATAAATTGAAAGAGTTGTGGTccttgtttgattttgttttcccTGGGAAGCTGGGGGTGTTGCCTGTATTTGAAGCAGAGTTTGCAGTTCCTATATCTGTGGGTGGCTATGCTAATGCCTCTCCGTTGCAAGTATCAACTGCATATAG GTGTGCTGTTGTTCTCCGTGACTTAATTATGCCCTATCTTCTTAGAAGGATGAAAGCCGATGTAAATGCTCATTTGCCAAAGAAGACTGAACACGTCCTCTTCTGTAGCCTTACTTCTGAACAACGTTCTGTCTATAGAGCATTCCTTGCAAGCTCTGAAGTGAAGAGTATTTTGGATGGAAATAGAAATTCTCTTTCTGGAATTGATGTAATGCGTAAAATTTGCAATCACCCAGATCTCCTCGAGAGAGAACACGCTTTCCAGAATCCTGACTATGGGAATCCTGAACGTAGTGGAAAAATGAAGGTGGTTGAGCAAGTGCTGAAGGTCTGGAAGGAGCAAGGTCACCGTGTTCTTCTTTTCGCTCAGACGCAGCAGATGCTTGATATTTTAGAGAGATTTCTGGTTGGAGGTGGTTATACTTATAGGAGGATGGATGGTGGAACTCCCGTCAAACAGAGAATGGCCTTGATTGATGAATTCAATAACTCCTGTGAggtgtttgtttttattttaacaaccAAGGTTGGCGGTCTGGGAACCAACCTAACTGGAGCAGATAGAGTGATAATCTTTGACCCTGATTGGAATCCGTCGACTGACATGCAG GCTAGGGAGCGTGCTTGGCGTATTGGTCAACAGCGGGATGTAACAGTGTATAGATTGATAACTCGTGGAACTATAGAGGAGAAAGTGTACCATCGACAGATATATAAGCATTTTCTCACTAATAAGATATTAAAGAACCCACAGCAGAAAAGGTTCTTTAAGGCTAGAGACATGAAGGATCTCTTTACACTGAACGAGGATGGGATGGATGGATCAACAGAGACATCAAATATTTTCAGTGCGTTGACTGATAGTGTAAATGTTGTTGGTGTTCAGAAAAATGAGAAGGATGGGCAAAAATCTAGCAGTGGCTCAGTTCTGTTTGCAGATTCTGCTGATGAAAACCTATGCAAATCAGAGATTGAAACTTCTGGAAGGAGTAGTTCCATCGAGGGCCAGGGTGGTGGAGCAGACGAGGACACAAATATCTTGAAGAGCCTTTTTGATGCACATGGTATTCAT AGCGCTGTTAATCATGATATCATTATTAATGCTGATGATGGGGAGAAGATACGGCTAGAGGAGCAAGCTTCTCAAGTTGCACGTAGAGCAGCCGAGGCATTGCGCCAGTCTAGAATGCTGCGGAGTAACGAGAGCGTCTCAGTTCCAACATGGACTGGAAAAGCTGGAACTGCTGGTGCACCATCGTCTGTTCGTCGGAAGTTTGGTTCAACCGTTAACACTCTGGTGGTAACCAACAATTCCAAATCCTCGAATGAAGTATCTAAAAATGGAACTATCCATTTAAATGGTCATGCAGCTGGCACATCTTGTGGAAAGGCCTTATCCTCAGCAGATCTGCTGGCTAAAATTCGAGGAAACCAAGAAAGAGCAATCAGCGCTGGGCTTGAACATCAATCAACTAGTTCAACAAATAATGTAAGAACTGTTGGTGTTGGTTCTTCTCGGTCGTCGTCGAAGAACTTATCTGTAGTACAACCTGAAGTATTGATTCGTCAGATATGCACATTTATTCATCAAAGAGGTGGAGCAGCTGCTTCAGCCAGTATTGTAGAGCATTTTAAGGACAGGATACCATCAAACGACTTGCCCTTGTTTAAGAATCTATTGAAAGAGATAGCGATATTGGAGAAAAGCTCCAGTGGTTCATTCTGGGTTCTTAAGGCAGAGTATAAACAGTAA
- the LOC101222041 gene encoding uncharacterized protein At1g03900 — protein sequence MSFEEDDETFEHTLLVVREVSVYKIPPRTTSGGCKCGEWLQSDKIWSGRLRVVSCKDRCEIRLEDPNSGELFAACFVNPGQRESSVETVLDSSRYFVLKIEDGRGKHAFVGLGFAERNEAFDFNVALSDHEKYVRRDLEKDPTSGGNSSGSGGDANEESQIDIHPAVNHRLKEGETIRINVKHKPSSGTGMLSAAGLSGSGSGKSKTLTLAPPPTGARKISTPLPPPPNDPAARKLSASTCRGVSHEGKEDNVSNSSDPLSDLSQLERNLPSAPGSTKAAASGWAAF from the exons ATGTCGTTTGAGGAGGATGATGAGACCTTCGAGCACACTCTCCTTGTTGTTCGTGAGGTTTCCGTCTACAAAATCCCTCCTCGAACCACATCCGGCGGCTGCAAGTGCGGTGAGTGGCTTCAATCCGACAAGATCTGGTCCGGCCGCCTTCGTGTTGTGTCCTGTAAGGACCGATGTGAGATCCGATTGGAAGATCCCAACTCCGGCGAACTCTTTGCTGCTTGCTTTGTTAATCCGGGTCAGCGGGAAAGCTCCGTCGAGACCGTTCTTGACTCTTCTCGATACTTCGTTTTGAAGATCGAGGATGGCCGGGGAAAGCACGCTTTTGTAGGGTTAGGTTTTGCCGAACGAAATGAAGCTTTTGATTTCAATGTGGCATTGTCTGACCATGAGAAGTACGTTAGGAGGGATCTTGAGAAGGATCCGACTAGTGGCGGAAACAGCAGCGGAAGCGGCGGCGATGCTAACGAAGAAAGCCAAATTGATATCCATCCTGCTGTGAATCACAGATTAAAG GAAGGTGAAACAATTAGGATCAATGTGAAGCATAAACCCTCCAGCGGAACTGGTATGCTCTCAGCTGCAGGATTGTCAGGGTCTGGTAGTGGAAAGTCAAAAACTCTAACTCTTGCTCCACCACCAACTGGAGCTAGGAAAATCAGTACTCCTCTTCCACCCCCTCCAAACGATCCAGCTGCACGGAAGTTATCTGCCAGCACGTGTCGTGGTGTCAGTCATGAAGGAAAAGAGGACAATGTAAGCAATTCAAGCGACCCTTTATCAGATCTTTCCCAACTTGAG AGAAATCTTCCTTCTGCTCCAGGTTCGACAAAAGCAGCAGCATCAGGATGGGCAGCATTCTGA